In the genome of Bacillus thuringiensis, the window GTACTACAGCTTTAATTACGTGCTCTTTTAAGTCGCGATCGATTTCTTCCCATGTAACATCTGGATGATGTTGTGTAGAAATTACGATAGTATCAACACGTACTGGTTTACCATTTTCATCATACTCAACTGTAACTTGCGTTTTTCCATCTGGACGTAAGTATGATAATGTATCATCTTTACGTACTTCAGTTAAACGGCGAGCTAATTTGTGAGCAAGCGAGATTGGAAGTGGCATTAATTCTTGTGTTTCATTACATGCAAAACCAAACATTAAACCTTGGTCTCCTGCACCAATTGCCTCAATCTCAGCGTCAGTCATTTGACCTTCGCGTGCTTCTAGCGCTTGGTCAACACCCATAGCGATGTCAGCAGACTGCTCATCGATAGATGTTAAAACAGCACAAGTTTCTGCATCGAATCCGTATTTTGCGCGTGTGTAACCAATGCCTTGAATTGTTTCACGAACGATTTTCGGAATATCTACGTAAGTAGAAGTCGTAATTTCCCCCGCTACCAATACTAAACCAGTTGTTACAGTTGTTTCACAAGCTACACGTGCATTTGCGTCTTTTGATAAGATCGCATCTAAAATTGAATCAGAAATTTGGTCACAAATTTTATCTGGATGTCCTTCAGTTACAGACTCAGATGTGAACAGATGACGTTTTTTTGTCATGTGGTAAACCTCCCTACAGTAATTGTATATATTGTACGGAACTCATCCTTAATTTGCCACAAACTGCGACATACATTTATTCTCCCACACAAGCATACAGAAAAACCTTTCCTACTTTACATAGAGGAAAGGTTTAATTTGCTACTTGCATACTGCTTTTTGCCCTTCGCTCTTATCGTTCGAGACCTGTAGCCTCGCACAGGTTTTAGCACCTATTCACCTGTATTTATCAATACAAGTGAGGTTGCTGGGCTTCATCGGGCCTGTCCCTCCGCCAGCTCGGGATAAGAGAGTATCCGTCCCAACCTATACTAAAGAAATGATATTCATTTGTCAATTAATATTCACATTTTCCTGAAAGTTTTTCTCAATACGCCTGAAATGAAATATTAATAGGGAAATAATGCATTCACACAAACAAAAAGAAATAAATAGTATACATTATTTATATAATTGTGTTATACTCTTGTTGGGGATTACGAGAAATATTTCATTAAATGAAAAGGATGGTATATAAATATGAGTACTGTGAATGTCCAAATTGGTTTACACGAATTATTGAACGGAAGCAATGCACAGATTCAACTAAGTGTTCCGCAATTAGTGGAAAAAGTATTAATGCGAAATGAAGGGAAATTAACTTCTACTGGTGCCGTTTCTGCTTCAACAGGAAAATATACAGGACGTTCTCCTAAAGATAAATTTATTGTGAAAGAAGCATCGGTTGCTGACAAAATTGCTTGGGGAGCTGTGAACCAACCGATTTCTGAAGAACATTTTAATAAATTATATACTAAAGTTTTAGAATACTTAAAAGAAAAAGAAGAGTTATTCGTCTTCAAAGGATTTGCAGGCGCTGACCGCAATTACCGCCTACCAATTCAAGTTATTAATGAATATGCATGGCACAATTTATTTGTACATCAATTATTCATTCGTCCAACTGAAGAAGAATTAACAACTCATGAGTCAGGGTTCACAATTGTTTCTGCACCGAACTTCAAAGCTGATCCAGCTGTTGACGGTACAAACTCTGAAGCATTCATTATGGTTTCATTCGAAAAACGTATTGTACTAATTGGTGGTACAGAATACGCTGGAGAAATGAAAAAATCAATCTTCTCTATTATGAACTTCTTACTACCTGAACAAGATATTCTTTCTATGCATTGCTCTGCAAACGTAGGTGAAGAAGGTGACGTAGCACTATTCTTCGGTTTATCTGGAACAGGTAAAACAACTTTATCTGCTGATCCGAACCGTAAATTAATCGGTGATGATGAACACGGTTGGTCTGATAACGGTGTATTCAATATTGAAGGCGGTTGCTATGCAAAATGTGTAAACCTTTCTCACGAGAAAGAACCACAAATTTTCGATGCAATCAAATTTGGATCTGTTTTAGAAAACGTTATCATTAATGAACAAACGCGTATCGCGGACTACAACGATACTACTTTAACAGAAAATACTCGTGCTGCATACCCTATGCATGCGATCGACAATATCGTACTGCCAAGTGTTGCTGGACACCCAAATACAATTATTTTCTTAACTGCTGATGCATCTGGCGTATTGCCTCCAATCAGTAAGTTATCAAAAGAGCAAGCTATGTATCATTTCTTAAGTGGTTACACTAGTAAACTAGCAGGAACAGAGCGCGGCGTTACATCTCCGCAAGCTACATTCTCAACTTGCTTCGGTTCACCATTCTTACCACTTGATGCATCTCGCTACGCTGAAATGCTTGGTGAAAAAATCGAGAAACACGATGCGAAAGTATTCCTAGTAAACACTGGCTGGACTGGCGGCGAATATGGCGTTGGTAAACGTATGAACTTAGGTTATACTCGTGCAATGATTCAAGCAGCATTAAGCGGCGAACTTGCAAAAACTGAAACAGCTAAACATGACATCTTCGGTCTTGAAGTTCCACTTCACGTACCAGGTGTACCTGACGAAGTGTTAATGCCTGAACAAACTTGGGCTGATAAAGCTGCTTACAAAGCAAAAGCAATCGAGCTTGCAAATGAATTCAAAGAGAACTTCAAAAAGTTCGAAAGCGTTTCTGAAGATATTATTAACTTAGGCGGCCCAATCGCTTAAATTAAAACTTTCTGTTGAAATAACCCTTTACTCATATGAATAAGTGTCGTGTAACCGTAAAGTTTCGCGTACTCACCGACAAAACCCAATGCGGCTTAACGGTTACACACACTTACATAAAAAAGAAGCTTACGTTTTTACGTAAGCTTCTTTCTATATACTCTTATAGCTTCTACTCTTCGCTAAATCCTCTATTCCACCTAAAGACTGTCCAAGCACAATTTTTAATTTATATACTCAAATTTTCACACGTACACATCATGGATTCAAACATATTAACTACTTTCCTACCCACTACATCTTCTGGGTTTACGACGAATGGGGCTTAAATAGGCACTGACCGCTTCTATCCCACGCCAGATCCTCTATTCCATCTATAAAGTATCTTTTTATCTTTTTTAACTCTTCGTTAGTTCTTTCTCATCTTTCATGCTATAGTATCCTAAATTCACAACGATTAAGAAATAACCACCCATAATCCCTACTGCAAATGCCCACATAACCATGTGGTGCTCAATTTCGTACATAATAATAGCACCCAAAATGGCAGCTGCAAAACGGTTAAACATACCGAGTGTCGGTGCTTTCGTCTTCTTTACAATACTATCTCCAAGCTTCTCAATTCTTCTCCCTAAAAGCCAAACGCAATACATACTTACAATAAGCCCAATTCCAGCGCCTAAAAAGTGTGCTGAAAACGGTGTTAACATCCAACCTAGTAACAAAATACCTAGTATATAATACGATTGGATTTTAAATGATCTTAGTGACATACTAATCATGCTGTACCCCTCTTCATTCGTTCTTATCTATCCAACAAAAAATTTCTTTCAAATTCATATTCCTTACATCCATTTCACTCAAATCAAAAACAACATAAACCGTATGTTTATGTTGTTTAAATGTTTTTAGGAAATAATATTATACAAGATTTCGAACATCATATTCTCATATTTTGTGACGGTTTTCCAAACTTTTTTCGTCCATTTATGAAAAAAATGATATCAATCTATGAACATACGGATATGATGTAATAAGCACACAAATAAAGGGGGCGTCTAATGATTTATTTTTTAATGGCTCTCATTCACCTCATTATCCCTGCACTTATCGGACTTTCATTGTATTGGTACACGAAAAATCATAGCATTTTTTACGCTGTCCTCGGTGTTCTTCTTCCTGGTATTATTCTTATTACACTCTTCCGTATTCCATTTTTAAACTTAATCCCACTTATTACTGCTATCTTATTTCTCATCTTCTTACCAAAAATAAAAAAATAGGAAAGCAGATCATAGGTGATCTGTTTTCCTATTTTGATATAGGTTCCCCTGCAATAGAATGAACTTTTACTTTCTCCGATTTCACAAACCATAGACCGACAAAAATGATAATTCCACCGATGATCTGTTGAAACGATACATATTCATTTGCCCAGACAGCTGCAAATAAAACAGCTACAAGCGGCGTTATATACATATATACCATCGTATGTGACGCCCCAATTTTTTGAACACCAACATACCACATCACTAAGCCGAATACTGTGACAAAGAAAATAGAATATAGTAAAGCAAATAGTGTCATTCCGTGAGTAATTTGAAATGGCATGACAAACACATGCGGACCACTTAACAATAATAGCGGAATCGCACCCACTAATGCAGACCATGTAGTAACACGTAATGCTGAATATTTTTTAATTAATGGTCCTGCTAAAACAGGATAAAGCCCCCAGCATATTGATGTAATAAGTCCAATTCCATTGCCATAAAAAGAACTAGTAAGTGAACGTCCTGCTACTAAAACTAATGCTGCACCAACAAAAGCAATCATAGAACCGATTAACTTTCGAGAAGAAAAATTTTCTTGTTTCAGAAAAATCGCAAATACAGTTGTAAAAATAGGTGATATAGAAATGAGTAAAGAGGCATTTGTAGCGGATGTATATTTGACAGTTTCCATAAATAACGTTTGATACAGTACAATACCTACAACGCTAACGATGATTAATCTAGGTATATCCTTTCGCTCCATATAAACCGACTTTTCAATAAAAAAGGTAAGGAGTAACAGAAGCGGTGCCGCCGCCATCATACGAAGTGCAGTAAACTCAATTGCTGTAAATTCTAAAAGTCCATACTTCGCAATCGTATAGTTAATCCCCCAAATAATAACAACACTTAAAATTAATAACTCAATTCCCCATCTTCTCATGCGTATCCCCTCCGCAAAGAAGATTATACAGAAAATTCAATCATATGTACATTTCATTATGTGAAAAAATCTTTTTATTATATGAAACTTTTTGGTAAATGAAATTATATCGGCGATTTCCCAAATATATCGACTAATCAACAAAAATCGACAATAATAGCGACTTATAAAATAAAAAAATGTGAGTCCAAAATACATTTTGGACTCACATTTCCTTTACTATACTCGAACGTGTAACTTCATATTTGGATTATAAAACTGGCTTGGGCTCTTCAACTGAAAAGTTCCTCCACCTTCATGCCAATCAACCGTTAACTTATCATCCATAAATACAAGCTTTGTACGATCAGCGATAAAATTCATTGTGCTTGATTCAATATCCACATCGCGCTCATCTTTTTCTGCTACAGCTACTAAATCGATGATTCCGCTCATAACACAACCGCAACCCTCATTATCGTAAAATAACTTTATATATTTCGCTTCACTCGGAATCGTATCCATAATCTTTTTATATGCTGCTTCTGTTACAGTAACGTACATATGTTAATCTTCATCCTCTCTTCTCTTATCATTCATATATTGTATCACCATTTTTCTCAAAAATTATATACAGAAAATTAAGACTAATATACAATGTATGTGATAAAGTTTCAGCAATCGAGCTTTTATGAGTAGTTCATGCAGGAGAAAGGATGTTTACTATCCGTGTTCAAACTACAACGATATCCTATGTTATTAGGTCTATTTAGTAGTTTCTTCATTTCTAGCGGAATGCTATTACAGCATGTACTTCCCTATTCTCCTTCTATTGACTGGATTCTAGGTTTTATTTGTTTCCTATCCGCTTCTTATTTTACTACGAAGAATACAAACAACTCATAAAGCAAGAATCATCTTAAGGAGGATTATCAAACATGCCAGCCTTAAAAAAAATAGAGCAATCACTCGATCACTTATTTCAAATTGAAAAATACGGAAAAGATAGCGCCTTTAGTCGATTTATCCCAGCCGTATATGATCCTATCAAATTTCCTTGGCAACAATTTTTCGAAGCAAATTTTGTAGATTTATTTAACGGCCTTATGATGCACGGATCTGAAAATGTAAACAAAGTATTTTTAGCTGTATTCCCTACAGATGACGTTCTTGAAACATTCATTTCACAATCCACACCCGGTGATTTACTCTTTATGCACCATCCCCTTGTAATGGAGTGCGGTGATCCAATTGGAAGATCAGGCCGCGGTTTCATACCAATTCCTGAAAAATATTTGCAAGGAATAAAAGAAAAACAACTTTCTATATATACATGTCACGTACCAATGGATTTTCATCAAACTCATGGAACGAGTATTTCAATTGCAAAAGCATTAAATGCTACTGTAGTGGACAACTTTGCATATGGAGGTCCAGAACAAGAACCAGTTGGCCTTATTTGTGAAATAGATGAAACATCGACAGAAGCACTCCAAAAACATCTAAAAAAACTCTTCCAGATTCCTTACACAGACTTCGAAGGTAAACGACATGATTCCATTAAAAAAATCGCAATTATCGCTGGATGTGGCGATGTTGTATCTTTAATGAAGGAAGCAGAAGAAAAAGGTGCTGAAGCATATATTACAGGAGAAATCCATTGCCATATCGACAATGATTACGGCCGACATAAATATTCTCTCATTATGGATTATGTAAAAGAAACGAATATGTCTCTAATTGGGGTGTCACACTCTGCCTCTGAATATTTAGTGAAAGAGACATTGATGTATGATTGGTTTAAAGAGAATTTTGATGTGGATGTTATTTTGCTTCCGCAGGAGAAATGGTGGCTCTAACACTATCATTTTTTAATTTATATACACAATACAATCGACCACAGAAAAATAGATAAATGAGAAAGCACATGTACCAACGTAAATGCTTTCGTTGTGCCAGAAAACGAACCTACTGTTAGCACCGAATTTACTGGTGCTAATAGTATTACAGCTGGAAACCTATTTTTGAGAGAGTATACAACCCCTCTTTATATTCATGCTGCAAGTGCTTTATATTCTGTTTTTCTCATTACTGATATATAGCAATTCATTCCATAAAAAAAGACCCGAGATTCGGGTCAACAAATAGAAATATAAATGAACTACAACAAATAACAGACAAAGCCATTATATATTTTTCATAGTAAAACATCCATTATTTTCTTTTTACACTATCAATATATTATTTTTCTTTATCGTCTTCTTTTTTAGAGCGTCTACCTAAGAAGAACACAAGAACTAATAATATAATTACCAGTAGTACTCCGCTGATAATGTAATATAGCGTGTAGTCTTTTTTCGCTTCTACCGCTGTATCATTTAACTTATCGGCTGTCTTTCCTTCAATTGTAAATTTCTTCGTCCATTCCCACTTTTGATCGCCATCAGTAGCTTTCACTTCTACTCGGTACGTTCCTGGATCAAACGCTTTGTTTTCCCAGCTAATAGCGTAATCAAAGTTTGAGTTTGGCGCCATTCTTAAATTTTCTTTTTTCGCTTCAAATAAAACATCTGTACCTTTTTCTTTATATACCTTTGCATCAACACTTAAATTTTTTAACATTGCTGGCTTTACGTTTTGTAAATTTGCAGTAACAACGTTACGCCCGTTAACTTGTGTTGGCTTTACTTCGTTTAATTTCATGTCTGGTTTTACTTCAGCATCTGTCTCTTTTAAAACAACACCAATTGCGTATGCATATTTATTTTCAATTTGCACACCTTCATCTTTTTTCTTTGCATTCTCATCTTCTTTTTCTTTAAAGTATAAACCACCTAAAATAACACCATCAAACGACTCACTTGGCATTTCCAAGTTTATATCAACTGTCACTATGCTGTTAACCGGTACTTTCGTTTCTTTTGGCATTTTAGCAATTTTAGAAAACGGATATTTCAAAGTAGAATCCGTTTTTGGTTCTACTGTACTATAATCTGTAATACCATTACTATTCGTAATTGCTGCATTAGCAAACGATTCTACCACAACTTCTTTATTCGTATCATTTTTCATTTGGACTTGAATTGTTTGCTTTTGTCCAGGTTGCATTTTCAAATCAAAATACGTTTGATTTTTATCAATTTGATTTTCTGGTATAACTGCTGTCACAGCGAATTTCATTTCAGCTGCATATACTGAAAAAGCGTTTACCATGAAGAATGTAATTAATAGTAAGCTAGTAAATAGTTTTTTTACCATCTCTTATGTAATCCCCTTCATATCCATTTTATAGACAAGAAAGAGACAAGGTTAAAGCCATTCCCTTATCTCTTCTCATTTTCCTCTTTTATCTTAAAATTCCTCTTACTTACATAGGAGCGTCTGTTAGTTCCCAAGTTAGTGAAGTTGTGTATTGTGTTTGTTCTTTTTTCGTTTTACCTGGTACAGATAACTCTACGCTTTGTTTCGCTTCTGTTGCATCTTTACCAAACGTATTTACCCATGTACCCATACCTTGGTTTTCTTTTGCATCGATTAAATCAGATGCTGCACCACTTGGATTTAATGTGATAGATTGTTCTGCTGTTGGTGCGTCGCTACCTGCATTTGATTTCAAAGCTGAATTTTTTAATGTCAATGCCGCGCCATCCAACGCTTTATCATCTGCAGTTTTGAATTGACCATTTTGTTTTACTGTTAAATGCCATCCAGCATTTGTACCACGATTATCTGTTACTTGAACGTAGTTCGGCACGTCAATTACAGAACCGTCTACTTTTTTCTTTACTTTATCTAATTCTGCAAAGTAGATTTCGTTATTCCCTGATGCTTTTTGTGTTTTAAAGTTGAAGTTAGATACATAATCAATACTTAGTGGACCATCTGTACCTTTTTTATCTGGATCAACTGGATCTACAGTTTCATCTGGATTCTCTGGATTAACAACATCAATTTTATCTGTATTTTTCT includes:
- a CDS encoding Nif3-like dinuclear metal center hexameric protein, with protein sequence MPALKKIEQSLDHLFQIEKYGKDSAFSRFIPAVYDPIKFPWQQFFEANFVDLFNGLMMHGSENVNKVFLAVFPTDDVLETFISQSTPGDLLFMHHPLVMECGDPIGRSGRGFIPIPEKYLQGIKEKQLSIYTCHVPMDFHQTHGTSISIAKALNATVVDNFAYGGPEQEPVGLICEIDETSTEALQKHLKKLFQIPYTDFEGKRHDSIKKIAIIAGCGDVVSLMKEAEEKGAEAYITGEIHCHIDNDYGRHKYSLIMDYVKETNMSLIGVSHSASEYLVKETLMYDWFKENFDVDVILLPQEKWWL
- a CDS encoding DUF916 and DUF3324 domain-containing protein — encoded protein: MVKKLFTSLLLITFFMVNAFSVYAAEMKFAVTAVIPENQIDKNQTYFDLKMQPGQKQTIQVQMKNDTNKEVVVESFANAAITNSNGITDYSTVEPKTDSTLKYPFSKIAKMPKETKVPVNSIVTVDINLEMPSESFDGVILGGLYFKEKEDENAKKKDEGVQIENKYAYAIGVVLKETDAEVKPDMKLNEVKPTQVNGRNVVTANLQNVKPAMLKNLSVDAKVYKEKGTDVLFEAKKENLRMAPNSNFDYAISWENKAFDPGTYRVEVKATDGDQKWEWTKKFTIEGKTADKLNDTAVEAKKDYTLYYIISGVLLVIILLVLVFFLGRRSKKEDDKEK
- a CDS encoding DMT family transporter is translated as MRRWGIELLILSVVIIWGINYTIAKYGLLEFTAIEFTALRMMAAAPLLLLLTFFIEKSVYMERKDIPRLIIVSVVGIVLYQTLFMETVKYTSATNASLLISISPIFTTVFAIFLKQENFSSRKLIGSMIAFVGAALVLVAGRSLTSSFYGNGIGLITSICWGLYPVLAGPLIKKYSALRVTTWSALVGAIPLLLLSGPHVFVMPFQITHGMTLFALLYSIFFVTVFGLVMWYVGVQKIGASHTMVYMYITPLVAVLFAAVWANEYVSFQQIIGGIIIFVGLWFVKSEKVKVHSIAGEPISK
- a CDS encoding ATP synthase subunit I is translated as MISMSLRSFKIQSYYILGILLLGWMLTPFSAHFLGAGIGLIVSMYCVWLLGRRIEKLGDSIVKKTKAPTLGMFNRFAAAILGAIIMYEIEHHMVMWAFAVGIMGGYFLIVVNLGYYSMKDEKELTKS
- a CDS encoding WxL domain-containing protein; the protein is MKLAKLALIGAVTLSSVSVGTSAFAAEKDGGKLDSKAFIKFEKNTDKIDVVNPENPDETVDPVDPDKKGTDGPLSIDYVSNFNFKTQKASGNNEIYFAELDKVKKKVDGSVIDVPNYVQVTDNRGTNAGWHLTVKQNGQFKTADDKALDGAALTLKNSALKSNAGSDAPTAEQSITLNPSGAASDLIDAKENQGMGTWVNTFGKDATEAKQSVELSVPGKTKKEQTQYTTSLTWELTDAPM
- a CDS encoding iron-sulfur cluster biosynthesis family protein — translated: MYVTVTEAAYKKIMDTIPSEAKYIKLFYDNEGCGCVMSGIIDLVAVAEKDERDVDIESSTMNFIADRTKLVFMDDKLTVDWHEGGGTFQLKSPSQFYNPNMKLHVRV
- the pckA gene encoding phosphoenolpyruvate carboxykinase (ATP), translated to MSTVNVQIGLHELLNGSNAQIQLSVPQLVEKVLMRNEGKLTSTGAVSASTGKYTGRSPKDKFIVKEASVADKIAWGAVNQPISEEHFNKLYTKVLEYLKEKEELFVFKGFAGADRNYRLPIQVINEYAWHNLFVHQLFIRPTEEELTTHESGFTIVSAPNFKADPAVDGTNSEAFIMVSFEKRIVLIGGTEYAGEMKKSIFSIMNFLLPEQDILSMHCSANVGEEGDVALFFGLSGTGKTTLSADPNRKLIGDDEHGWSDNGVFNIEGGCYAKCVNLSHEKEPQIFDAIKFGSVLENVIINEQTRIADYNDTTLTENTRAAYPMHAIDNIVLPSVAGHPNTIIFLTADASGVLPPISKLSKEQAMYHFLSGYTSKLAGTERGVTSPQATFSTCFGSPFLPLDASRYAEMLGEKIEKHDAKVFLVNTGWTGGEYGVGKRMNLGYTRAMIQAALSGELAKTETAKHDIFGLEVPLHVPGVPDEVLMPEQTWADKAAYKAKAIELANEFKENFKKFESVSEDIINLGGPIA
- the metK gene encoding methionine adenosyltransferase; this translates as MTKKRHLFTSESVTEGHPDKICDQISDSILDAILSKDANARVACETTVTTGLVLVAGEITTSTYVDIPKIVRETIQGIGYTRAKYGFDAETCAVLTSIDEQSADIAMGVDQALEAREGQMTDAEIEAIGAGDQGLMFGFACNETQELMPLPISLAHKLARRLTEVRKDDTLSYLRPDGKTQVTVEYDENGKPVRVDTIVISTQHHPDVTWEEIDRDLKEHVIKAVVPAELMDGETKFFINPTGRFVIGGPQGDAGLTGRKIIVDTYGGYARHGGGAFSGKDATKVDRSAAYAARYVAKNIVAAGLADKAEVQLAYAIGVAQPVSISVDTFGTGKVSEDVLVELVRNNFDLRPAGIIKMLDLRRPIYKQTAAYGHFGRTDVDLSWERTDKAAALKEQAGL